A segment of the Streptomyces pactum genome:
GACCGACGAGTACGCCCCCGCCGAGCGCACGTCCGGCCGGGGACTCGACCTCGCGGTCACCGAGTTCCTCACCCAGCGGCTGGTCGGCATCATCCAACTGACCAAGACGAACTGGCATGTACGGTCCACCGAACTGTCCTACATCGTGGCCCCCTGGGCCCGGGGCGAGGGCTACGCCTCCGAGGCGGCGCTCGCCACCGCCCAGTGGCTCTTCGGCGACCAGAAGTTCGAACGCGTCGAGCTGCGCACCGCCGCCGACAACACCGCCTCCCAGCAGGTCGCCCAGAAGATCGGCTGCATCAGCGAGGGCGTCCTGCGCAACGCCTGCATAGCCCGCGTCCGCACCGACGACGGTGTCTGGACGGACGTACGCACCGACTTCATCGTGTGGAGCCTGCTGCCGGAGGACCTCGAGGGCGCGACCGGGCAGCTCGCCGACAGCGACGGTTTCACCAACTTCACCGACTGGAACTGATCCCCCCGGC
Coding sequences within it:
- a CDS encoding GNAT family N-acetyltransferase — translated: MTSTFPNISISTERLVLRPLDEDDVPALTAMMNDEQVGAWTHVPQPFTERAARAWTDEYAPAERTSGRGLDLAVTEFLTQRLVGIIQLTKTNWHVRSTELSYIVAPWARGEGYASEAALATAQWLFGDQKFERVELRTAADNTASQQVAQKIGCISEGVLRNACIARVRTDDGVWTDVRTDFIVWSLLPEDLEGATGQLADSDGFTNFTDWN